The Hippea jasoniae genome has a window encoding:
- the rny gene encoding ribonuclease Y has translation MGTVEVVLIVVLSVMLGALVGIFGYHQFFVKKKEYARQKAEDIIKDAEKEKENIIKAAQIEAKEFLIKARNEIEAEERESKKELQKWEKRLQAKENNLEKRQAYLDEKVELINKKQEDIAAIEKELETKMQQVDELIRKQEEKLEQISGMTKQQAKDELVKSIEEEAKREAAGKIKKIEEELKSEARRLSQDIITTAMEKIASSYVAERTVATVTLPNDEMKGRIIGREGRNIRSFEKETGTDLIIDDTPEVVVISSFNPLRREIARIALERLVSDGRIHPARIEETVESVKQELYQEAEEEAKKVVFDLDIGNLHPELIKYLGLLKYRTSYTQNVLAHSVEVAYLSGLMAAELGLDVKLAKRAGLLHDIGKALDQEVEGSHTKLGADLAKKYGENEYVINAIMSHHGEIEPNCPESVLVSIADTLSAARPGARRERLESYIQRLEELEGIAKSKEGVKEAYAIQAGRELRVIVEPTMLDDDKSFMLARDIVKDITEKITYTGQVKVVVIRENRAIEYAN, from the coding sequence ATGGGAACAGTTGAAGTTGTATTGATAGTTGTATTGTCTGTTATGTTAGGAGCTTTAGTTGGTATATTCGGTTACCATCAGTTTTTTGTTAAGAAAAAAGAGTATGCCAGGCAGAAAGCTGAGGATATCATCAAAGATGCTGAAAAGGAAAAGGAAAATATTATTAAGGCTGCCCAGATCGAGGCTAAAGAGTTTTTGATCAAGGCAAGGAATGAGATTGAGGCAGAAGAAAGAGAATCTAAAAAAGAACTGCAGAAGTGGGAAAAAAGGCTTCAGGCAAAAGAGAATAACTTAGAAAAAAGACAGGCATATCTTGATGAAAAAGTGGAGCTGATCAATAAGAAACAGGAAGATATAGCAGCCATAGAAAAAGAGCTTGAAACAAAGATGCAGCAGGTTGATGAGCTGATTAGAAAGCAGGAGGAAAAACTTGAGCAGATAAGCGGCATGACAAAGCAGCAGGCTAAAGATGAACTTGTAAAAAGTATTGAAGAGGAGGCAAAAAGAGAGGCAGCTGGTAAGATTAAGAAAATCGAAGAGGAACTCAAAAGCGAGGCAAGAAGACTGTCTCAGGATATTATAACAACGGCCATGGAAAAAATCGCAAGCAGCTATGTTGCAGAAAGGACTGTTGCCACCGTAACCCTGCCAAATGATGAGATGAAGGGAAGGATAATCGGTAGAGAAGGTAGAAATATTAGATCTTTTGAGAAGGAAACAGGCACAGATTTAATAATCGATGATACACCAGAGGTTGTTGTAATCTCAAGCTTTAACCCGCTAAGGCGAGAAATAGCCCGCATAGCGTTGGAGAGGTTGGTCAGTGATGGCAGGATCCATCCAGCAAGGATAGAGGAAACCGTTGAGAGTGTTAAACAGGAACTGTATCAAGAGGCAGAAGAAGAGGCTAAAAAGGTTGTATTTGATTTAGATATAGGTAATCTGCATCCAGAGCTTATAAAGTATTTAGGTTTGTTGAAGTACAGAACAAGCTATACTCAAAATGTTCTTGCCCACTCTGTGGAGGTGGCGTATTTAAGCGGATTGATGGCTGCAGAGCTGGGATTGGATGTGAAACTGGCAAAGAGGGCGGGCCTGTTGCACGATATAGGAAAAGCACTGGATCAAGAGGTGGAAGGCTCTCATACAAAACTTGGCGCAGATTTAGCCAAGAAATACGGCGAAAATGAATATGTGATCAATGCTATTATGTCCCATCATGGTGAGATTGAACCCAACTGTCCAGAAAGCGTTCTTGTTTCAATTGCAGATACCCTATCTGCTGCAAGACCTGGCGCAAGAAGGGAGAGGTTAGAAAGCTATATACAAAGGCTTGAGGAGCTTGAGGGTATTGCAAAATCCAAAGAGGGTGTTAAAGAGGCATACGCTATTCAGGCAGGTAGAGAGCTCAGGGTTATTGTTGAACCCACAATGCTTGACGATGACAAAAGCTTTATGCTTGCAAGGGATATTGTTAAGGATATAACAGAAAAGATTACATACACAGGTCAGGTAAAGGTTGTCGTTATAAGGGAAAACAGGGCGATTGAGTATGCAAATTAG
- a CDS encoding TIGR00282 family metallophosphoesterase produces the protein MQISMLFIGDIVGKYGRKAFKALIEQTKASVGADFVVVNGENAADGFGITPKIYREIEKYADVITMGNHTWDRDDILPEIDNMVKLIRPINFCCNVPGVGFKVVDIKGAKVLVANAIGRIFMNPSENPFFRLKMLAEEFNDIKIKIVDFHAEATSEKEALGWYLDGVYSAVVGTHTHVQTADERILPKGCAYISDAGMTGCHDGVLGFSYEEPVERFLTGLNNRLKVCKTNLKMQGVVVRFDTQTGKATEIFRVSVDFNDQN, from the coding sequence ATGCAAATTAGCATGCTTTTTATAGGCGATATTGTAGGAAAGTATGGCAGAAAAGCATTTAAAGCCCTCATAGAGCAGACGAAAGCCTCTGTGGGGGCTGATTTTGTTGTTGTAAATGGCGAAAACGCTGCCGATGGTTTTGGTATTACCCCAAAAATTTATCGTGAAATCGAAAAGTACGCCGATGTTATCACCATGGGCAACCATACATGGGATAGGGATGATATACTGCCAGAAATCGACAATATGGTTAAGCTTATAAGACCCATCAATTTCTGCTGCAATGTGCCGGGTGTTGGTTTTAAGGTGGTTGATATTAAAGGCGCTAAGGTGCTTGTTGCCAATGCAATTGGTAGAATATTTATGAATCCAAGTGAGAATCCGTTTTTCAGGCTGAAGATGCTTGCAGAGGAGTTTAATGATATAAAAATCAAAATCGTCGATTTCCATGCAGAGGCAACAAGTGAAAAAGAGGCGCTTGGATGGTATCTTGACGGTGTTTATTCTGCCGTTGTTGGCACACACACCCATGTTCAAACAGCAGATGAGAGGATTTTACCCAAAGGATGCGCCTATATTAGCGATGCGGGAATGACAGGTTGTCATGATGGTGTGTTGGGGTTTTCTTATGAAGAGCCTGTTGAGCGATTTTTAACGGGTTTAAACAACAGACTAAAGGTTTGCAAAACAAATCTTAAAATGCAGGGTGTGGTTGTAAGATTTGATACTCAAACGGGTAAGGCTACAGAGATTTTCAGGGTTAGTGTTGACTTCAACGATCAAAATTAA
- the prmC gene encoding peptide chain release factor N(5)-glutamine methyltransferase produces the protein MTAKEALQFAISQLKQANIATYHIDALIITKIALSISEVKLLTYPEIKLTDEQKKQLFNLIEKRKKFYPMAYITKHKEFYGFDFYVDERVLIPRPETELLVEETIKIAKTLPNPIIVDVGTGSGCIAITLSRLLGIHVIGLDISKDAIDVAKINKNRLEAKVSFAVGDKLTAIKRADIVVSNPPYITKQEYEKLSKDVKFEPRLALIDKNPNQFLKELIEQAKNKTHYLIVELGYNQSDFVRSFKECITIKRDLNGIERVAIFNFDR, from the coding sequence ATGACTGCAAAAGAAGCACTGCAGTTTGCAATATCTCAGCTAAAACAAGCCAATATAGCCACATACCACATCGATGCTTTAATAATAACAAAAATCGCTCTATCGATCAGTGAGGTAAAACTTTTAACCTATCCAGAGATAAAGCTCACAGATGAGCAGAAAAAACAACTATTTAATCTGATTGAAAAAAGAAAAAAATTCTACCCGATGGCTTACATAACAAAGCATAAGGAATTTTACGGTTTTGATTTCTATGTAGATGAAAGAGTACTTATTCCGCGGCCAGAAACAGAATTATTGGTTGAGGAAACAATAAAAATAGCTAAGACTCTGCCAAATCCCATCATAGTTGATGTTGGTACAGGCAGTGGTTGTATAGCAATTACACTTTCAAGGTTGCTTGGTATTCATGTAATCGGTCTGGATATTTCAAAAGATGCAATTGATGTGGCAAAAATCAACAAAAACAGATTAGAGGCAAAGGTTTCTTTTGCTGTAGGCGATAAACTAACAGCGATAAAAAGAGCCGATATTGTTGTTTCAAACCCTCCATACATTACAAAACAGGAATATGAGAAATTATCAAAAGATGTTAAGTTTGAGCCACGGTTAGCCTTAATCGATAAAAACCCCAATCAATTTTTAAAAGAACTGATAGAGCAGGCAAAAAACAAAACTCATTACTTAATAGTTGAACTTGGCTACAATCAATCCGATTTTGTAAGGAGTTTTAAAGAGTGCATCACTATAAAGAGGGATTTAAATGGTATAGAAAGGGTGGCTATTTTTAATTTTGATCGTTGA
- the tilS gene encoding tRNA lysidine(34) synthetase TilS codes for MKKAFLKRLNQFIDKFKLISCCERIGVAVSGGPDSVFLLNLLNAIKENYKIELAVLHFNHRLRKEAYAEANFVEDLANSLNIEFLAGSFDVGEFARLNKLSTEEAARKKRYEFFKEAKKKLKLDRIATGHTKDDLVETFFMNLLRGATIEGLTSLKPRYSIFIRPILTFSKNEIVEYLKQNNIKFVIDSSNFDTKYTRNRIRHELIEQLKTFNPNLVDTIFNNYLVMLSQAKIIDELTTINIAKHVRFYSDYCLIDVKNIKNPALIGSIIKEAIKKLLNNHYSLSSININRIVDEVVFRHKTVHLRKLLTASTKDGVVKIKKL; via the coding sequence ATGAAAAAGGCATTCTTAAAGAGGCTAAATCAATTCATAGATAAGTTTAAGCTTATATCCTGTTGTGAAAGGATAGGGGTAGCCGTATCTGGAGGTCCAGATTCTGTATTTTTGTTAAATCTACTCAACGCCATAAAAGAAAACTACAAAATAGAATTGGCTGTTTTGCATTTCAACCACAGATTGAGAAAAGAGGCCTATGCAGAGGCAAATTTTGTTGAAGATCTTGCAAATTCACTTAATATAGAATTTTTGGCTGGCAGTTTTGATGTTGGCGAGTTTGCACGCCTAAATAAGTTATCTACAGAGGAGGCAGCAAGAAAAAAAAGATATGAATTTTTCAAAGAGGCAAAAAAGAAGCTAAAGCTTGATAGAATAGCAACGGGGCATACAAAAGACGACCTTGTTGAAACATTTTTTATGAATCTGTTGCGTGGTGCCACCATTGAGGGTTTAACATCACTAAAACCCAGATATTCCATTTTCATTAGACCGATTCTAACTTTCTCAAAAAATGAGATTGTTGAATATTTAAAACAAAATAACATAAAATTTGTTATAGACAGCAGCAACTTTGATACAAAATACACAAGAAACAGGATCAGGCATGAGTTGATAGAGCAACTAAAAACCTTTAACCCCAACCTTGTAGATACGATTTTTAACAACTATCTTGTTATGCTTTCGCAGGCAAAAATTATTGATGAGCTAACAACCATAAACATTGCTAAACATGTAAGGTTTTATAGCGATTACTGCTTGATTGATGTAAAAAATATAAAAAATCCCGCACTTATTGGCTCAATAATTAAAGAAGCGATAAAAAAACTCCTAAACAACCACTACTCCTTAAGCAGCATAAATATAAATAGAATCGTTGATGAGGTTGTATTTAGACACAAAACCGTACATCTAAGAAAACTCTTAACTGCATCGACCAAAGACGGTGTTGTAAAAATAAAAAAGCTATGA
- a CDS encoding lysylphosphatidylglycerol synthase transmembrane domain-containing protein — translation MAKLLIKISISAILIAFILTKIDISQLQKMMLKIGIFHFVVMVVLLIFAQFISSIRWSKVIKSIGKTVDMLTLFKLYMMGMFANLFLPGIIGGDVLKAYLLSKKIGWQKSISSIFLERYNGLVALLLLSFASAVISEKLLGLKIAAAIASVSIAAIVAVFLLKFIKHTKVQNFYKDIVIFHKSREFFSVFILSFVVQLISVGLYIYVAVRFGYHINIAYFFAFIPIITLISFIPISFNGIGVREFSFIYFFRFAHLNATEAVSLSLAVFFVGVAASLIGGLFYLNEKGILKEAKSIHR, via the coding sequence ATGGCAAAACTTTTGATAAAAATATCAATAAGTGCCATCTTAATAGCCTTTATATTGACAAAAATAGATATCTCTCAACTACAAAAGATGATGTTAAAAATAGGTATATTTCATTTTGTCGTTATGGTTGTGCTCTTGATTTTTGCTCAGTTTATAAGCAGCATCAGGTGGTCTAAAGTGATAAAATCGATAGGTAAAACGGTTGATATGTTGACATTATTTAAACTCTACATGATGGGGATGTTCGCAAATCTTTTTCTGCCTGGCATTATTGGTGGTGATGTTTTAAAAGCCTATCTTTTATCGAAAAAAATCGGCTGGCAGAAATCTATATCATCGATTTTTCTTGAGCGATACAACGGCCTTGTGGCTTTGCTGTTGCTTTCTTTTGCAAGTGCTGTTATCTCTGAAAAACTGCTTGGCTTAAAGATTGCAGCAGCTATTGCATCTGTTAGTATCGCTGCCATTGTTGCTGTTTTTCTGCTTAAATTTATCAAACACACAAAGGTGCAAAACTTTTACAAAGATATCGTAATATTCCACAAAAGTAGAGAGTTTTTTTCAGTATTTATACTTTCGTTTGTTGTTCAGCTAATCTCTGTAGGGCTTTACATCTATGTAGCAGTCAGATTCGGCTATCATATAAATATCGCCTACTTTTTTGCCTTTATACCAATTATCACTTTAATTAGTTTTATTCCTATTTCATTTAACGGCATAGGTGTTAGAGAGTTTTCTTTCATATATTTTTTTAGATTTGCTCATCTAAACGCTACCGAGGCTGTGAGTTTGAGTTTGGCTGTATTTTTTGTGGGTGTTGCTGCAAGCTTAATTGGAGGATTGTTTTACTTAAATGAAAAAGGCATTCTTAAAGAGGCTAAATCAATTCATAGATAA
- a CDS encoding amino acid--tRNA ligase-related protein has translation MVGRIIKKTGNSTVIFANGRLFSLPFVSKHNTGDIIDSNDNLLNNCLNTKPLNILKKAHEYYTKKFRFLKSIRDFFTKEGFIEVFTPKLKENIITEPNINYIKTANGILAPSPEVEIKKLLSLGFDKIFELCWVYRDDMKDNLHKQEFLMLEFYEVLSKPYEIINLLIKLIKHISDKSFKERYNLDTVEYIEYKEAFKRFASLDTDKTDLEKLKIEFNIEGDVSIDEILDLIFGLKVEKQLGKTHPMVIYNFPASRASLAKVIDNKTQRFEFYLGGVELANCYLEQIDAKAIEERFCCDEVFFKAMEFGLPPLSGIAVGVERLFMVLERFDGILEEWIWQNF, from the coding sequence GTGGTTGGAAGAATAATTAAAAAAACAGGCAATTCAACGGTTATATTTGCAAACGGCAGACTCTTTAGCCTCCCGTTTGTTTCAAAGCACAACACTGGCGATATAATTGATTCAAACGACAACCTGCTTAACAATTGCCTCAATACAAAACCGCTTAACATCTTAAAAAAGGCTCATGAGTATTATACAAAAAAATTTAGATTTCTAAAGTCTATCAGGGACTTTTTTACAAAAGAGGGCTTTATAGAGGTTTTTACACCAAAGTTAAAAGAAAATATTATCACAGAGCCAAATATAAACTACATAAAAACAGCAAATGGCATACTTGCGCCATCACCAGAGGTTGAGATAAAAAAACTTCTAAGTCTGGGATTTGATAAAATTTTTGAGCTTTGCTGGGTTTATAGAGATGATATGAAAGATAACCTGCATAAACAGGAATTCTTGATGCTTGAATTCTATGAGGTTTTAAGCAAGCCTTATGAAATTATTAATCTTTTAATAAAACTAATCAAGCATATTTCAGATAAATCTTTTAAAGAAAGATACAATTTAGACACAGTTGAGTATATCGAATACAAAGAGGCTTTTAAAAGATTTGCCAGTTTGGATACAGACAAAACAGACTTAGAAAAACTAAAGATTGAATTTAATATAGAGGGTGATGTATCAATTGATGAGATTTTAGATCTGATTTTTGGCCTAAAAGTGGAAAAACAACTGGGCAAAACCCACCCCATGGTTATTTATAACTTTCCAGCAAGTAGGGCTTCGCTTGCAAAGGTTATAGACAACAAAACCCAGCGGTTTGAGTTTTATTTAGGCGGTGTTGAGCTTGCAAACTGCTATTTAGAACAGATCGATGCAAAAGCAATAGAGGAAAGGTTTTGTTGCGATGAGGTGTTTTTTAAAGCAATGGAGTTTGGTCTGCCGCCTTTAAGCGGTATTGCTGTGGGCGTTGAGCGATTGTTTATGGTTTTAGAGAGGTTTGATGGTATCCTTGAGGAGTGGATATGGCAAAACTTTTGA
- a CDS encoding D-sedoheptulose-7-phosphate isomerase has product MKKEDFLQATEELVGLIRSVDFDYVDKIASLISNAISNGRVVYVCGNGGSAADAQHFAAELINRFLKERKPYPAVALTTDSSVLTSIANDYSFDDVFAKQVEALVKEGDVVIGISTSGNSENVFRALALSKQKKATTIGLLGKDGGKIKSVCDYSFVVNSHSTPRIQEVHGFLIHLLCEIVEDNLAE; this is encoded by the coding sequence ATGAAAAAAGAGGATTTTTTGCAAGCTACAGAGGAGTTAGTTGGGCTTATAAGGTCTGTGGATTTTGATTATGTAGATAAAATTGCCAGCCTTATCAGCAATGCAATAAGCAATGGTAGGGTTGTTTATGTCTGTGGTAACGGTGGCTCTGCTGCAGATGCCCAGCACTTTGCAGCTGAACTGATAAACAGGTTTTTAAAGGAAAGAAAACCATATCCGGCAGTTGCCCTGACAACGGATAGTTCTGTTTTGACAAGTATTGCCAACGATTATAGCTTTGATGATGTATTTGCAAAACAAGTAGAGGCTTTAGTAAAAGAGGGTGATGTTGTGATCGGTATAAGCACATCAGGCAACTCAGAAAATGTCTTTAGGGCGCTTGCTTTATCTAAGCAAAAAAAGGCAACCACAATCGGTCTTTTGGGAAAAGACGGGGGAAAAATCAAATCGGTATGTGACTACTCTTTTGTGGTAAATTCTCATTCAACACCAAGGATTCAGGAGGTGCATGGATTTTTGATTCATCTGTTATGCGAGATAGTGGAGGATAACCTTGCTGAATAA
- the rfaE2 gene encoding D-glycero-beta-D-manno-heptose 1-phosphate adenylyltransferase — protein sequence MLNKIKSTEELKSIVDRLKNAGRRIGFTNGCFDILHAGHVLYLAKARQLVDVLIVGLNSDSSIKQIKGPNRPINNQNDRAIVLAALESIDYIAIFDEPTPIRLIKTTTPDILFKGADWKGKTVVGADFVIENGGKVEFIDYLEGRSTTNMIERIVDVYCDCR from the coding sequence TTGCTGAATAAGATTAAATCTACTGAGGAGCTTAAAAGTATCGTTGATAGATTAAAAAACGCTGGCAGAAGAATAGGTTTTACAAACGGCTGCTTTGATATTTTGCATGCAGGGCATGTGCTTTACCTTGCAAAAGCCAGGCAACTTGTTGATGTGCTGATTGTGGGTTTAAACTCAGATAGCTCCATAAAGCAGATAAAAGGTCCAAACAGACCTATAAACAATCAAAACGACAGGGCGATTGTGCTTGCAGCACTTGAAAGTATTGATTACATAGCTATATTTGATGAGCCAACACCAATTAGATTGATAAAAACCACAACTCCAGATATTCTGTTTAAAGGTGCAGATTGGAAGGGTAAAACGGTAGTAGGGGCTGATTTTGTTATTGAAAACGGGGGAAAGGTTGAGTTTATCGATTATTTAGAAGGACGCTCAACTACCAATATGATTGAGAGAATTGTTGATGTCTATTGTGATTGTAGATGA
- a CDS encoding tyrosine-type recombinase/integrase has translation MSIVIVDEFELFLKKHYTSKYTIKSYLSDAKEFVEKGYSFDKEGIRQFIFDLLDTEKSASTINRKLASLSVFFEFLKSRGVVDKNYVKLTEKPKNDKYLPAFLEVDEIVGLLENIKNLRDRALLELIYSSALRASEVLGLNVEDIDFDKLKIRVRRKGAKEMYIPISKRASDYLKAYINGRQEGPVFLNRYGKRLSDRSLRKIVKKYALKTIAKDISPHTLRHSRATHLLNSGMDLRLLQKFLGHNTIKATQIYTHLNLKQLAKVYDNSHPLSKDE, from the coding sequence ATGTCTATTGTGATTGTAGATGAATTTGAGCTATTTTTAAAAAAACATTATACCTCAAAATATACGATAAAATCATATCTGAGTGATGCAAAAGAGTTTGTAGAAAAGGGCTATAGTTTTGATAAAGAAGGTATCAGGCAATTTATATTCGATTTATTAGACACAGAGAAATCAGCTTCCACGATAAACAGAAAGCTTGCATCTTTGAGTGTTTTCTTTGAATTCTTAAAAAGCAGGGGTGTTGTTGATAAAAACTATGTTAAACTAACAGAGAAACCAAAAAACGATAAATACCTGCCTGCCTTTCTTGAGGTTGATGAGATTGTTGGACTGCTTGAGAATATTAAAAATCTCAGAGATAGAGCTTTGCTTGAGCTGATCTATTCTTCTGCCTTGAGGGCAAGCGAGGTTTTAGGTTTAAATGTTGAGGATATAGATTTTGATAAACTTAAGATAAGAGTCAGGCGCAAAGGTGCAAAGGAGATGTATATACCCATATCAAAGCGTGCTTCAGACTATCTAAAAGCCTACATTAACGGCAGGCAAGAGGGTCCTGTTTTTTTAAATAGATATGGAAAGAGATTGTCTGACAGAAGCTTAAGAAAAATCGTAAAAAAATATGCCCTCAAAACTATTGCCAAGGATATCTCACCGCACACCTTAAGGCACAGCAGGGCTACACATCTTTTAAACAGCGGCATGGATTTAAGACTGTTGCAGAAATTTTTGGGTCATAACACCATAAAGGCAACGCAGATCTATACGCATCTAAACTTAAAGCAGCTTGCTAAGGTTTACGATAACAGCCATCCACTATCAAAAGATGAATAG
- a CDS encoding MFS transporter has translation MNRKRKNYILGVLHGVFYFASNAFVDYTTVLPSFLKYLLNSDMVIGFVAAIARGGSVFFQLISAFYLEGKRKKPYLVAALWVRFLSWVAIAVGSYLFLPDHPLLELILFIVCISIFSFAAGVAVIPFYDIISYNIPADLLGRFWAVRQFVGGILAVGSGWIVKIVLAKYGYPEGYELLFVFAMVGFGLTSLSLGLMDEGRVQQKKNKSFKEFLSKAYEIFKNHKDFRVLITSEFLSHSIFLCMPFIVLYTTKKLHFESLMIGYFVSAQMVGSIVSNLFWGYFADRKGAKFIIISVNLLAVSVPVLSALFKTPLSFILVFFLMGAYIHGVFIGYTNYLLKIAPQQKRPTYVSIRGSFNALSYFLPTAGGLIADKLSYDALFVISSAFALLSLLFSLRLK, from the coding sequence ATGAATAGAAAAAGAAAAAACTATATCTTAGGCGTATTGCACGGCGTTTTCTATTTTGCATCAAATGCGTTTGTTGATTATACGACCGTTTTACCAAGTTTTTTAAAATATCTGCTCAACTCAGATATGGTGATCGGTTTTGTAGCAGCCATTGCCAGAGGTGGATCGGTATTCTTTCAGCTCATAAGCGCTTTCTATCTTGAAGGAAAAAGAAAAAAGCCTTATCTGGTTGCTGCACTGTGGGTGAGGTTTCTCTCCTGGGTGGCAATTGCTGTTGGTTCGTATCTGTTTTTGCCTGATCATCCATTGCTTGAGCTGATTTTGTTTATTGTTTGTATCAGTATATTTTCATTTGCAGCAGGCGTTGCAGTAATACCGTTTTACGATATTATCTCATACAACATCCCAGCTGATCTACTTGGACGGTTCTGGGCTGTTAGGCAGTTTGTTGGTGGAATTTTAGCTGTTGGTAGCGGATGGATTGTAAAGATTGTGCTTGCAAAATACGGATATCCTGAAGGCTATGAGCTGCTGTTTGTTTTTGCAATGGTTGGATTTGGATTAACATCTTTGAGTCTGGGTTTGATGGATGAGGGCAGGGTTCAACAGAAAAAGAATAAGAGTTTTAAAGAGTTTCTATCAAAGGCCTATGAGATTTTTAAAAACCATAAAGATTTCAGGGTTTTGATTACAAGTGAGTTTTTGAGTCATTCTATCTTTTTGTGTATGCCGTTTATCGTGCTTTATACAACAAAAAAACTGCATTTTGAAAGTCTAATGATTGGCTATTTTGTATCGGCTCAGATGGTTGGTAGTATAGTATCAAATCTGTTCTGGGGCTATTTTGCAGATAGAAAGGGCGCGAAATTTATCATTATCAGCGTTAATTTGCTTGCCGTTTCTGTTCCTGTTTTGAGTGCTCTTTTTAAAACACCGCTATCCTTTATCCTGGTATTTTTCTTAATGGGAGCCTATATTCACGGCGTATTTATAGGTTATACCAACTACCTTTTAAAAATAGCGCCACAACAGAAACGTCCAACCTATGTGAGTATTCGTGGTAGTTTTAATGCATTATCCTATTTTTTACCCACAGCTGGCGGGTTGATAGCTGACAAATTATCCTACGATGCTTTATTTGTAATTTCATCTGCATTTGCATTGCTGTCGCTTCTGTTTTCTTTAAGGTTAAAATAG